In Pseudofrankia saprophytica, one genomic interval encodes:
- a CDS encoding cysteine dioxygenase, whose product MPLVHPAILGLTTASATRETDHPWQTGPAPATARPRRDWTAPGDPSADLLPAGLLPAGLGAAVLRDDDTPLGHAALGDLAGRLAAASWLWRPIVRHDPQRRWYTRLLLTGAVEVWLIGWAPGQHTAVHDHGGALGALAVADGAVEEDIHDLRRESWHRRETHRYTRGQVVRFGADHVHQIVNRGDVAATTVHAYSPPELPLRYEPAGSTRIPTSALLQPAVAAVAAAAVAP is encoded by the coding sequence GTGCCACTCGTCCATCCCGCGATCCTCGGCCTGACGACGGCGTCCGCGACCCGCGAGACCGACCATCCCTGGCAGACCGGGCCCGCGCCGGCCACCGCCCGACCACGACGGGACTGGACGGCGCCCGGCGATCCGTCCGCGGACCTGCTACCGGCCGGTCTCCTGCCGGCGGGCCTCGGCGCCGCCGTGCTGCGCGACGACGACACGCCGCTCGGCCACGCCGCGCTGGGTGACCTCGCCGGGCGCCTCGCCGCCGCGAGCTGGCTGTGGCGGCCGATCGTGCGCCACGACCCTCAGCGGCGCTGGTACACCCGGCTGCTGCTGACCGGCGCCGTCGAGGTGTGGCTGATCGGGTGGGCACCCGGCCAGCACACCGCCGTGCACGACCACGGCGGTGCGCTGGGCGCGCTCGCGGTTGCCGACGGCGCCGTCGAGGAGGACATCCACGACCTGCGCCGGGAGTCCTGGCACCGGCGCGAGACCCACCGCTACACCCGCGGCCAGGTCGTCAGGTTCGGCGCCGACCACGTCCACCAGATCGTCAACCGCGGCGACGTCGCGGCCACCACCGTGCACGCCTACTCCCCACCGGAGCTTCCGCTGCGCTACGAGCCCGCCGGCTCCACCCGGATCCCGACCTCCGCCCTGCTCCAGCCGGCCGTGGCGGCCGTCGCCGCGGCGGCGGTGGCCCCG
- a CDS encoding GAF domain-containing sensor histidine kinase translates to MTSEAGHARVPPSASSAATRPLGAARSSLPTQDRPEAAARDAASPPGPAVPATSPGVGEAAAPPPRTGQAVHAEPGAPLEERIERMLSRLGDRVDDALAGQGRMRGLVDVVVAAAQEPSLPATLRRAVEAACRLADAEYGAIGVLGADGRITDLVQAGVESQDAASIGCLPAGHELLGKALRETWTLRVDDVARRPEAMGLATDDPAFDTFLGVQIAVRGVAFGGFFLGGKRGGGSFTRADEELVTALAAAVGIAVENARLRDEARRQQAWHTASGEISAALVSVDEPWAALDLVARRARQVTSACLAAIVLPDARTGFVVTNADGPGAQALRGRSLPMDRSQLVEAMRAGHAQVVCADDLGDLLGDAADGLALSCVMVVPMAAAGRPVGGLLLGVQASAGAAPGVSASVGAPLGRVGGVAPFSALDLEMATAFAGQAALTLELTRLQRDRERLAVFEDRDRIARDLHDVVIQRLFATGLSLQGLARSVPPPVAARVAGAVAELDQTISELRHTIFSLTSPTPDGAHLRAEIDRIVGQAEHSLGLRPAVRVEGPVERVPVVIHPHLLAALREALSNIARHSRATRVRVLVRAGDDLVVVEVQDDGVGPGGATVTSGLANLRRRAMDLGGHLDFGPGLGGVGTRVRWQVPTLGRESPPDWAAAPTPPSLPRP, encoded by the coding sequence GTGACCAGTGAGGCCGGCCATGCGCGGGTTCCACCGTCGGCGTCGTCCGCCGCGACGCGGCCGCTCGGCGCGGCGCGGTCGTCGCTGCCCACCCAGGACAGGCCTGAGGCCGCGGCGCGCGACGCCGCGTCGCCCCCCGGCCCGGCCGTCCCCGCCACCTCGCCGGGCGTCGGTGAGGCCGCCGCCCCGCCGCCGCGGACCGGCCAGGCGGTCCACGCCGAGCCGGGCGCCCCGCTCGAGGAGCGGATAGAGCGGATGCTGTCCCGGCTCGGCGACCGGGTCGACGACGCGCTCGCCGGGCAGGGGCGGATGCGGGGCCTGGTCGACGTGGTCGTCGCCGCCGCCCAGGAGCCGAGCCTGCCGGCGACGCTGCGCCGCGCCGTCGAGGCCGCCTGCCGGCTCGCCGACGCCGAGTACGGCGCGATCGGCGTCCTCGGGGCTGACGGGCGGATCACCGACCTCGTGCAGGCGGGCGTCGAGTCGCAGGACGCGGCCAGCATCGGCTGCCTGCCGGCCGGGCACGAGCTGCTCGGCAAGGCGCTGCGGGAGACCTGGACGCTGCGGGTCGACGATGTCGCCCGCAGGCCCGAGGCGATGGGGCTCGCGACGGACGATCCGGCGTTCGACACGTTCCTGGGCGTGCAGATCGCCGTGCGCGGGGTCGCGTTCGGCGGTTTCTTCCTCGGTGGCAAGCGCGGCGGCGGCTCGTTCACGCGGGCGGACGAGGAGCTGGTGACGGCGCTGGCGGCGGCGGTCGGGATCGCGGTCGAGAACGCCCGGCTGCGCGACGAGGCCCGCCGCCAGCAGGCCTGGCACACGGCCAGCGGTGAGATCTCCGCGGCGCTGGTGTCGGTCGACGAGCCGTGGGCCGCGCTCGACCTGGTCGCCCGCCGCGCCCGCCAGGTCACCTCGGCGTGTCTGGCGGCGATCGTGCTGCCGGACGCCAGGACCGGGTTCGTGGTGACGAACGCCGACGGGCCGGGGGCGCAGGCGCTGCGCGGCCGGTCGCTGCCGATGGACCGCAGCCAGCTGGTCGAGGCGATGCGGGCCGGTCACGCCCAGGTCGTGTGCGCCGACGACCTTGGTGACCTGCTCGGGGACGCGGCCGACGGGCTCGCGCTGTCGTGCGTGATGGTGGTACCGATGGCCGCGGCGGGCCGGCCGGTCGGCGGCCTGCTGCTCGGCGTCCAGGCGTCGGCGGGCGCGGCCCCCGGGGTGTCGGCCTCGGTGGGTGCGCCGCTGGGCCGGGTGGGCGGCGTCGCGCCGTTCAGCGCGCTGGACCTGGAGATGGCGACCGCCTTCGCCGGGCAGGCGGCGCTCACCCTGGAGCTGACCCGGCTGCAGCGTGACCGGGAGCGCCTGGCCGTCTTCGAGGACCGCGACCGCATCGCCCGCGACCTGCACGACGTCGTCATCCAGCGGCTGTTCGCCACCGGCCTGTCGCTGCAGGGGCTAGCGCGCTCGGTGCCGCCGCCGGTCGCCGCCCGGGTCGCCGGCGCGGTCGCCGAGCTCGACCAGACCATCTCGGAGCTGCGGCACACGATCTTCTCGCTGACCTCGCCGACCCCGGACGGCGCCCACCTGCGGGCCGAGATCGACCGGATCGTCGGCCAGGCCGAGCACTCGCTCGGGCTGCGCCCGGCGGTGCGGGTCGAGGGGCCGGTCGAGCGGGTGCCGGTCGTGATCCATCCGCATCTGCTCGCGGCGTTGCGCGAGGCGCTGTCGAACATCGCCCGGCACTCGCGGGCGACCCGGGTGCGGGTGCTGGTCCGGGCCGGCGACGACCTCGTGGTGGTCGAGGTCCAGGACGACGGCGTCGGGCCTGGCGGCGCGACCGTCACCAGCGGCCTGGCGAACCTGCGCCGCCGGGCCATGGACCTGGGCGGTCACCTGGACTTCGGCCCTGGTCTGGGTGGTGTCGGGACCCGGGTCCGCTGGCAGGTCCCCACGCTGGGCCGGGAGTCACCGCCCGACTGGGCCGCCGCCCCCACCCCGCCGAGCCTTCCCCGCCCGTAG
- a CDS encoding response regulator produces the protein MATGEPAPPPGRTIRIFLLDDHEVVRRGLRDLLSEEPDIEIVGEAGRADEALEQIMALRPDVAVLDARLQDGSGIEVCRQVRSNDSTIACLILTSFDDEDALFTAIMAGAAGYVLKQIRGAALVDAVRRVAAGQSLLDPEVTPRVLYRLRQGPAEDERLAGLTDQERRILALIAEGLTNRQIANRMYLAEKTVKNYVSSMLSKLGLESRTQAAVFATKLGT, from the coding sequence GTGGCCACCGGCGAGCCCGCACCGCCTCCCGGCCGCACGATCCGTATTTTCCTGCTCGACGACCATGAGGTCGTCCGGCGCGGCCTGCGGGACCTGCTGTCCGAGGAGCCGGACATCGAGATCGTCGGCGAGGCCGGCCGCGCCGACGAGGCCCTTGAGCAGATCATGGCGCTTCGTCCGGACGTCGCCGTCCTCGACGCCCGGCTGCAGGACGGCAGCGGCATCGAGGTCTGCCGCCAGGTCCGCTCCAACGACTCCACCATCGCCTGCCTGATCCTGACGTCGTTCGACGACGAGGACGCCCTGTTCACCGCGATCATGGCCGGCGCCGCCGGGTACGTGCTCAAGCAGATCCGCGGCGCGGCGCTCGTCGACGCCGTCCGCCGCGTCGCCGCCGGCCAGTCGCTGCTCGACCCCGAGGTCACCCCCCGGGTCCTCTACCGGCTGCGGCAGGGCCCGGCCGAGGACGAACGCCTCGCGGGCCTCACCGACCAGGAACGGCGCATTCTCGCCCTCATCGCCGAGGGACTCACCAACCGTCAGATCGCCAACCGCATGTACCTCGCGGAGAAGACGGTCAAGAACTACGTCTCGAGCATGCTGTCCAAGCTCGGCCTCGAGAGCCGCACCCAGGCCGCCGTCTTCGCCACCAAGCTGGGAACGTAG
- a CDS encoding MFS transporter, whose protein sequence is MASVYRQAFATPGAARFVPAAFVGRLPISMVGIGIVLYVQHVTGSYGVGGTVVAAGTIGEAVLAARLGRALDRFGQARVLLWCLAGHLVGLVGLLLSVGLGAPRPLWYVAGALTGGLFPPLGACVRTRWSHRLGGSRLLGTAFALEAALDEVIFICGPVLVTWLVTGVTPASGLAVSGVLVTVGTLALAAQRGSDPGPRPSAAGLPRPRVFRDPAVRALLLVTFSVGVSFGGVDLSSVAYGRAAGLGALSGFTLALFAFGSGLSSLLYGARASASGPTRRFLVAAALMSVAMWLPLAAPNPAVLLPLLVLAGATASPTLISANALMERLMPPEARTEGFAWLQVALVAGISAGAPLAGALIDRHGPRAGFAVVAGAGVMIGLAVLSARRALPGSAVTPSAGPPSTAAGLAPAGETVEEPGGPPATEAAAADRG, encoded by the coding sequence TTGGCCAGTGTCTACCGGCAGGCGTTCGCGACCCCGGGCGCCGCCCGCTTCGTGCCCGCCGCGTTCGTCGGCCGGCTGCCGATCTCCATGGTCGGGATCGGGATCGTCCTCTACGTCCAGCATGTGACCGGCTCCTACGGCGTCGGCGGCACGGTCGTCGCCGCCGGCACGATCGGCGAGGCGGTGCTCGCCGCCCGGCTCGGGCGCGCGCTCGACCGGTTCGGCCAGGCCCGGGTGCTGCTGTGGTGCCTGGCCGGCCATCTGGTGGGCCTGGTCGGTCTGCTCCTCAGCGTCGGCCTCGGCGCGCCCCGCCCGCTCTGGTACGTCGCCGGGGCGCTGACCGGCGGCCTGTTCCCGCCGCTGGGCGCCTGCGTGCGGACCCGCTGGAGCCACCGGCTGGGCGGCTCGCGGTTGCTGGGGACCGCGTTCGCGCTGGAGGCCGCGCTCGACGAGGTGATCTTCATCTGTGGGCCGGTGCTCGTCACCTGGCTGGTGACCGGGGTGACGCCGGCGTCGGGGCTTGCCGTCTCCGGCGTGCTGGTGACGGTCGGGACGCTGGCGCTGGCCGCGCAGCGCGGCAGCGATCCCGGGCCACGGCCGAGCGCGGCCGGCCTGCCCAGGCCGCGGGTGTTCCGCGACCCCGCGGTGCGGGCGCTGCTCCTCGTCACCTTCTCCGTCGGGGTGTCCTTCGGCGGGGTCGACCTCTCCTCGGTCGCGTACGGCCGGGCGGCCGGGCTCGGTGCCCTGTCCGGTTTCACCCTCGCGCTGTTCGCGTTCGGCTCGGGCCTGAGCTCGCTGCTGTACGGGGCCCGGGCGAGCGCGAGTGGCCCGACCCGGCGCTTCCTGGTCGCCGCCGCGCTGATGTCGGTGGCGATGTGGCTGCCGCTCGCCGCGCCGAACCCGGCGGTGCTGCTGCCGTTGCTGGTGCTCGCCGGCGCCACCGCCTCGCCGACGCTGATCAGCGCCAACGCGCTGATGGAGCGGCTCATGCCGCCGGAGGCGCGGACCGAGGGCTTCGCCTGGCTGCAGGTCGCGCTGGTGGCCGGCATCTCCGCCGGGGCGCCCCTGGCCGGCGCCCTCATCGACCGGCACGGCCCGAGAGCCGGGTTCGCCGTCGTCGCCGGCGCGGGCGTGATGATCGGCCTGGCGGTGCTGAGCGCCCGCCGGGCCCTGCCGGGCAGCGCGGTGACGCCGTCCGCCGGCCCGCCGAGCACCGCGGCGGGACTGGCGCCGGCCGGGGAGACCGTCGAGGAGCCGGGCGGCCCGCCCGCCACCGAGGCGGCCGCGGCCGACCGGGGGTAA